Within Bdellovibrionales bacterium, the genomic segment GATTGATACCTTCCACATGTAACTTTTCGAGGACATGAACCATGTTGAAATCGAAATACTTTTCCATCATAACATATTGCACTCGACATTTCTGATTCCGATGCCAATTTGTTCTTTGGCGCACGCCCTTATTCCCATGTCGAATGAAGGTGCTCTTCCCGTTAATTTGTTAAGTAACTCCTTAATGTTCGACCCGAGACCTACAAAAGAGTTTCTGCTTCAAATCGAGTCACGAGGTCATTTTCCCTTGGCAATTGGACCCGGACAGAATCGCTTAGTAGTTACAAAGGTGGGAATATTAAACAAAGGAGATGCGTGCATAAGTAATGAACATCCGTCATTAAATTCATGTCTCTTGACTCGACAATCGAGCCATTGCCGGGAACGTATTTTGCAGCTTTAGGGGGCGTAAGTGCATTTCCTCAAAAGAAAAGGGTGAAAATACTATGCCATCAAGATCAGGAAAAAAAGTAGGAATTCGAAAAGGTTATTTTAGCTCCGTTTTTCAAGTGCCCAGTTGGTGGATGGGACCGTGGCAGGTATTGTTTTTTGGCTCCCTGGTTTGCCAAATATATGTGATTCCCTCTGCAGAGGCTACTAAATTGCTTATTACCGAGGCGGAGGTCGCGGAATCCAGACTGATGTATAATCTCACTAAGGGTTGGCCATATTTTGATCCGAATCGAGGAACCTCTAGTATGTATGCTCAGGCTTGGGATTTCTACCTAGAAGGGATCAGAAGAAGAGTGCCTTTAAGCTGGAAAACTGGATTAAAATTGACTAAGGAAGAAGGTCTGTTTGCTGGAATGCCAGGGAGTATGATGCCGCGTTTCGAAGTAGAAGTAAAAGATTCGATTAAATCATTTCTTGCGGAGATACATGAGAACGTGTCGACTCTTAAGCGGGAGTCAGATCACCAACTTTTTCATGATGAAGAGTGGGAGGCTGATAAAATACAGGCGCAAACTAGTCTGCGTTCATCAATAGAGAGCCTGAGGATCTTCTTCGAGAGATTAAAAGTCCTATCCCCTGATCTATCAGAAATGGCTATCCGCGTGGCTCTAACAGAAGGCATAGTACCTTCTTGGATTATGGATCCGAAAATGCGTCGTACTTCAGATGGAAAAGTCATAGTCCTTTCCGTCGCAGACCTTCTGAATGAAATTCCAGATGAGATTTTTAAAAATAGCTTGTTTGCCGCACTCCCAAGTCAGACATATCCAGCCGCGACTGGTCCGAAAGCACAAGGGAAAGGTGAAAATCCACCTGTCACCAGTCTAGTAAAAATCAACGACGGCACTCCTGACACTAACCGTTTATGCGGACTCAGTAAATCCTCAGCGGTGCGAGACGCCGTTTATGAGTTCGAGAGAGAAAAAGCACCCAGTAGGCAATTCCTCGTTAATGGCGACGTCTCAGAATCCTCAGGGTTCAACTGCCGATTGGTTAAGTTTGGACTGGTTCGGGATCCCAAAGACAAATCGATTGGATTGGATCCTGAAAGTTACGCTGTTTTTCCGGATGGAAGACAAATCAAGCTGAACAACGACGACTTAAAATCGCTCCGTGAGTCTTGGAATCAGATTCAATCAGGGGACAGAATTGCTCAACCGAGAACAGTCAGGCGGTCTTCAGGCGCACAGTAAGGGTGCCCCTTAGCGCGAGACTGGGGTTCGTCTGGCAAACAAATCACGAAGATTTGACACCATTTAAAAAAAATCATTGCGAACCAGTTGACGGATGGATTGATGTTTTATTGACTGTCCTTGAGGGATTAACTGGGGGACGTTGTGATCAATGTAAAATATCGATTTTTGTTTTTTCTGTTGGGCTTGTCAATTAATGGACTTCTACTCTCGTTTTCAGGGAACGCCAGAGAAACCCCGGACTCGAACAAGCAACCAGCCTATTTTTTCAGTCAAGTTTCAAATATCTACAAACGCCAACTCAAATTGCTTTTTTTTGCTCATAATAATCCAACGATCGCAGAGTTTGCTCTTGCCAAAGGACGAGTCAGCACAATCCTCAGCGAGATTCTAAAACATCACTTTGAACCAAAAGTGGAAACAGCAGAGATTGGCCTTGCACCTCTAAAATGGAGGGCGGAAACGTGGTCAACCATAACGACAAGCTTTACATTGCAACGAGAGCGACTGACGATCAAATTGAGGCTGGCTTGCTTGATTACTTTGAAGTTGTTGAAGTCTCCGGCAAGCTGATCTTTTTTGCTCACAATAGACCAACGATCGCTCAATTTTATCTTGTAAAGAGAAGAGTCGGAAATGTCTTGAAGCGATTTGGCCAATACGGCCTAAAGGTCGAGATCCCTTCTTTGGAAATCGGAGCCGTGCCGGTTGCGATGGCGGGAGGTCAAGTCGTTGAGCACAACGGAAAAGTCTACATTGCTTCGACGGCAACCGAGGAAAAAATCGAAGGCTACTTTACCCGATACGCCTCCGGAATCGAAACCAAACACTAATCTTTATCCATGATGAACATCTTCCCAAGCAAGCATCTCTGCAAGTCTTTGTTCCTTTTCATCATCAAAACCACAAGTTGATTCGAATTTTACGGGATTCCTATATGTTCCAAATAGAATATCCCACCAAACAATGTCTCCGTAATTGGATTTGTGTTGTTGATACTCATGGTGATATCGATGCATTTCTGGCCTTTGAAAGATGTAACCTAACCATTGGGGCGTATTAACATTTGTATGGTAGAAAAATTCACCCATTGCAGTAAAGAATGTATAGTAAGCCGCTCCCTCGAAAGAAATTCCTAGGATAGCGAAAACAATAAGACTTCCAAGAATAGAGTTAATGCCCATTTCAATTGGGTGCGTACTGGCACGTCAATTTTTAAGTGCCTGAGAACACCTACCTCGAGGGAGAAATCTCTTTTGCAGATCTCTTATCGAGGATCTTATTTCCAATTCCCGCGAAGAGGACCACTGTCTGACTCTTGCTGAGGATCTCCCAATTAAACCATTATGAACTGCCCAGACGTGGAGACTTAAAGAAGCAAGAGCCCCAGAACCAAAACCCAAACCAAAAAATTCAGATACCACCCATCCAGCCCCAAGTAACAAAGCAATCGCTCTAACGGGGCGATCGATACCAGAGTGATGCCAATTAATGAATCTCCTCACTGGTGAAGCCAATTGCCTTTGAAATGCGGCATCGCTCTGAGTATATCTAATCCACAAAAGGGGTAGTCTCAACACACGGTTTGACCCGATCTCTTCGTTAAGTCTTCGGTCAATAAACGCTGAGGAAAAATTCCCGGCCCCTGTAGCTTGTGTAAAAGCAAAAACAACCAGGCGCTTCAGCGGGATCTCTTCACTAAGTTTTTGCTGTAGTCTTACATAAAATTCATCTTGAAAATTTTTTCCTTTTCGAGTACTTCCCCCTTGATTACAACAATCAAGATATACAAAAAATTCATTACCTATTTGATCCACAGGCAAAATTCGAATCAACATGTCAGCGAACCGCTTTCCACTTACCATTCGAACATCAGCGGTACATGATGTACAATTCTCATAGTGCAATGATTGCGTAGATCCATGAGCGTGAACAAGGAAACCAATAATTCTATCATTTGGACCTAATTGGCTCTTTGTCAGATTATCATCCACACTGTAATTTATTACCTTCCCAAGTTCTCCGATGTCGAGGATTCTAGCTTTAACGCCCATGCCTCCAAGCATCTCGCCAAAATCCTCCCCAAATGATTCGTCATAATCATCCTCTGCAAAAGGTGCTCCTCGTACGATAACGACAACATTGTCGGCAATCGCAGAATTGACGAATCCAGTGAGTACACAAAATAATAATAATCTTACCAAGAGAAAACCTCCTATTACCAAGACGGGACAAGCACTGCTTCGATAGTGCTGAGCAAGAAATATGCCAGTACCAAATCAATCGAAGTAAAAAAGCAGATATCCTCACAGAAGAGATCAACGCCGAGGCCATCCGTGTCTCAATCAACGGACCCAAGGGCCAGAGGATCACAATCCACTTTCTTTTTTGGTGAGATAAGGCGAGCTGAGCCGAGAGTTCTCGCATCTTAAAGAAATCATTTCAAACCAGTTGACGGATGGATTGATGTTTTATTGACTGTCCTTGAGGGATTAACTGGGGGACGTTGTGATCAATGTAAAATATCGATTTTTGTTTTTTCTGTTGGGCTTGTCAATTAATGGACTTCTACTCTCGTTTTCAGGGAACGCCAGAGAAACCCCGGACTCGAACAAGCAACCAGCCTATTTTTTCAGTCAAGTTTCAAATATCTACAAACGCCAACTCAAATTGCTTTTTTTGCTCATAATAATCCAACGATCGCAGAGTTTGCTCTTGCCAAAGGACGAGTCAGCACAATCCTCAGCGAGATTCTAAAACATCACTTTGAACCAAAAGTGGAAACAGCAGAGATTGGCCTTGCACCTCTAAAAATGGAGGGCGGAAACGTGGTCAACCATAACGACAAGCTTTACATTGCAACGAGAGCGACTGACGATCAAATTGAGGCTGGCTTGCTTGATTACTTTGAAGTTGTTGAAGTCTCCGGCAAGCTGATCTTTTTTGCTCACAATAGACCAACGATCGCTCAATTTTATCTTGTAAAGAGAAGAGTCGGAAATGTCTTGAAGCGATTTGGCCAATACGGCCTAAAGGTCGAGATCCCTTCTTTGGAAATCGGAGCCGTGCCGGTTGCGATGGCGGGAGGTCAAGTCGTTGAGCACAACGGAAAAGTCTACATTGCTTCGACGGCCTCCGAGGAAAAAATCGAAGGCTACTTTACCCGATACATCACGGGAAAAAAATCGGGACAGAGCATTTAGCTCTACTTTTCTTAATATTTAACATGCGTGACGTAACGCAGTCATAACTCAGCTGGCAGTGGCAGTACTGGTGCAACTCCTGCTACAGCTAAAAAGACTTATCGAAAGATACCAGGGCACGCTTTGGGAACTGCTCCGTGACATAAGAACTGCGTTCATAGGAATAAGACTGTCAGCAGTGAATCTTATCACAGATTCTGAAACAGTTTGGGACGGACACATCAAGGCTTAAGTGCCTGAGAACACCTACCTCGAGGGAGAAATCTCTTTTGCAGATCTCTTATCGAGGATTTTTCTTCCAATTCTACAGAAGGAGTCCAGTGTCTGACTCTTGCTGAGGATCTCCCAATCAAACCATTATGAACTGCCCAGGCGTGAAGACTTAGAGAAGCAAGAGTCCCAAAGCCCAAACCCAAACCAAAAAATTCAGATATCACCCATCCAGCACCAAGTAACACTGAAAACGCTCTAACGGGACGATCGAGACAAGAGGGATGCCAATTGATGAATCTCCTCACTGGTGAATTAATTTGTTTTTGAATTGCGGCATCGCTGTAAGTAGACTTAAGCCAAATATTGGGTAGTTGCCGGAGGATGTTTAAGTCTCTCTCTTCCTTAATTCTTCGTTCAAGAAAAGCTGAAGAAAAAGTCCCAATCCCTGTAGCTTGTGTAAAAGCAAAGACAACCAAGCGCTTCATCGGGATACTAGCTTCACGAAGTCTTTTCTTTAGTCCCAGATAAAATTCATCTTGAAAATTGCTTCCTTTTCGAACTTCTCCCCCTTGATTACAACAATCAAGATATACAAAAAATTCATCACTTATTCGATCCAAAGGCAAAATTTTGGTTAAGATGTCAGCGAACTGCTCTCCACTTACCCATTGAGCATCATCGGTATTTGTGAGCGCTGTGGATGGATCCTTCGCATAGACCAATGATTGCGTAGAACCATGAGCATGTACAAGGAAACCAATAATTCTATCACTTGGAGTCAATTGGCTCTTTGTCGAATCATCATCTACACGAGAATCTATTGCCTTCCCAAGCTCTCCGAGGTCGACGACTCTAGCTTTAACGTTCATGCTCTCAAGCATATCGCCAAAATCCCGACCAAATGATTCGTCAAAAAATTCTTCCTCCGGAAAAGGTGTTCCTCGTACGATCAGGACAACATTGCCCGCAATCGCAGAATTGACAATTCCAATGAAAACACAAAATAATAACGGTCTCATCATGAAGAAATCTCCGAATTCCGAAACGGGGCAACCACTGGTTCGCTGGATCTCGCAAGACAAATGCCAGTATTTAATGCACAATTCCTCCAGAGGAATCTATTCGACAAAAGACTCTGCCTTTTTTTTCTCAATCAGACAGTCGTCACCCACAGCAAATCCTTTACCAACTAGCCAAACTTGGCTATCGGGGGATCGGAAAGATTTGAGTTCTTCAATTTGATAATGATTTGAATAGCACATAGTATCATTCTTTAAAAATCGGAGCCGCTCCTGTGGCGATGGCGGGAGGTCACGTCGTTGAACACCACGGAAAAGTCCACATTGCTTCGACGGCCTCCGAGGAAAAAAAATCGAAGGCTACTTTACCCGATACGCCTCCGGAATCGAAACCAAACACTAATCTTTATCCATGATGAACATCTTCCCAAGCAAGCATCTCTGCAAGTCTTTGTTCCTTTTCATCATCAAAACCACAAGTTGATTCGAATTTTACGGGATTCCTATATGTTCCAAATAGAATATCCCACCAAACAATGTCTCCGTAATTGGATTTGTGTTGTTGATACTCATGGTGATATCGATGCATTTCTGGTCTTTGAAAGATGTAACCTAACCATTGGGGCGTATTAACATTTGTATGGTAGAAAAATTCACCTATTGCAGTAAAGAATGTATAGTAAGCCGCTCCCTCTAAAGAAAGTCCAAGGATAGCGAAAACAATAAGACTACCAAGAATAGAGTTAATGACCATTTCAATTGGGTGCTTATAAAAAGAAGTGATAACCTCAATCCGTTGAGGACTGTGGTGAATTTGATGAAATAATCTCCATAAAACAGGAGACTCGTGCCTGTACCTGTGCCACCAATAAAAAATGAATGTCGCAAGAAAGTAAGCAATAAATCCTTCGAACCAAACAAGCAAACCAAATGACCCGAGCTGAACTAGACTCCAACCATTTAGCCACTTTTCCCAGCTAATGCCTGCCAACAGAATTACCCCGAGCTGTGCCACGTTGAGCAAGAGAACGCGAAAAGCCCAGGTCTTAACCCTTGGCAATTTCCAGCCAGGAAAACTCCTCTCAACCACAAAACATGAAAAACCTATTATCATTGCAAGAGAAAATAGTTTTCCGGTCATTTCAGTTCCATATCAAAAATCGTCAAAACCTTGTAAATAGAGAGACCCGCAAAACAGTGTTTCAAAGTATGCCCACTTATCACGCCTGTGATAGAAAAAACATGATTATCTGCAAGTTCAAAGACTTTGGCTACAACGTAAAGTCCAATGGCCGACCACCAAATAGAATTCGGTATTCGAGATACTCTTAATAGCAATATTGCAAGCGCAAGAAAAAAGAGTGTTCCAAACTGCACTGCAATGTAGAGCTTCAGACTAAGCCATGATTGATTGTATCCAATAATTGCAAATAGGCCGAGAAGAATCAATCCAATTAGAGACCCGACCTGGTTTTGATCAATTCTGTCGGCGATAACCAATCCATTTATGGCCCAAAGCAAATTGTCATTGGCAAACGGTCCCACAATAGGGTCGCTGGGGAAGGGCTCCAATGAAAATACATCGATCCAAAACAGGTTAAAACTGAACCAACGGCAAGTGCTAATCCAAACTCCACAAACTCCACAAACTTCACACTCCCGGCTTTCCTATTCTTCAAAATTTTTTTTATACCGATAATTCCAATCAACAAAAAAGCAAGATTAGAAAACACGTCGAAGGCGTTGGGGAAACTTCCAAATGATCTGGTGTCTGAAAAATCAAAATAAGATGTGGAATCTGAGATCGGAAGCTGAGGCCATGTCCAAAGAAAAATTGCACCAAGGACAACAAGCAATCCAATAACGGTTCGCAGAGGTTTCGTCGACCGACTGAAAACTATTGATTCTATAGAACTCAATCCAAACCCCATAAAACTAAAATTATCATAAGCCTTATAAAATTATCATAAGCCTTATACTGACAATCTCCAAGAATTTGTCCCTCAAAAAAATTAATAATGCCCCAAAGCGCCAGATTTGTCGCTGACCACAGCTCCCTGAAAGAGAGAACATCAGGCGTAAAGGCCAAAGATACCATATAAAATAAGCGACAAGCAATCTAATAAGGATTCGCAAAGGTCTCGTCGACCGATAGAACTGTACAGCGCGCTTTACAAGGGGCTACGCCAGAAACAGAAATCGTGCTATTGGCCGGCACTTATCCAGCGCTTGGCGGCGTCTCAAATTTAACGGGCACCAGGCAAAACCCGATCAAAATTCGTGGTGAAAGCGAAGTGATTGTCAACGCAACGGCTGGACCTACGGGACTCTCAATGGTGACCCACGTTACGTCGTGATAGAAAATTTGATTATTCAAAACAGTCCAATTCACGGAATGGACATTGACGACGGCGGCAGCTACTCCACACCTGGAGAATATCTGGTTCTGAGAGAAATCGATTTTCGAAATATTGGTTCCGGAAACAATAATGACTGTTTGAAAATGTCTGGCATCAATAGATTTCACATTGAGGGCGGTCCTTTTGAGAATTGCAATATGGGCGAAGCTATCGACATGGTTGGTTGCCATGACAGTACTGTGACAGGGAATTTATTTCGAAATATTCCACAACATGCCGTGCAGGCAAAAGGTGGTAGCGAAAATGTATTGGTTCATGGTAATATATTTCCCGATATTGTGGGACATGCCTTGAATTTTGGTGGCTCAACTGATCCCACTTTAATTCGGCCAATTACAGCAACTTCTGAAGGAATGTGGTTTTCAACTGATAATGCCAATTTCGCCGGACCCAATTCGGGTGAGGCTGGCCCAGAGCTAAATTCTATAGTCCAACAAAATCCAAA encodes:
- a CDS encoding sterol desaturase family protein, yielding MGINSILGSLIVFAILGISFEGAAYYTFFTAMGEFFYHTNVNTPQWLGYIFQRPEMHRYHHEYQQHKSNYGDIVWWDILFGTYRNPVKFESTCGFDDEKEQRLAEMLAWEDVHHG
- a CDS encoding sterol desaturase family protein, whose product is MIIGFSCFVVERSFPGWKLPRVKTWAFRVLLLNVAQLGVILLAGISWEKWLNGWSLVQLGSFGLLVWFEGFIAYFLATFIFYWWHRYRHESPVLWRLFHQIHHSPQRIEVITSFYKHPIEMVINSILGSLIVFAILGLSLEGAAYYTFFTAIGEFFYHTNVNTPQWLGYIFQRPEMHRYHHEYQQHKSNYGDIVWWDILFGTYRNPVKFESTCGFDDEKEQRLAEMLAWEDVHHG